The nucleotide sequence CAGGTGGCCGATAAAATGCCACGACACATTATAAGATGACAAAACATTGAACTTTTCCCTGGCTTCCTGGATATAACTTTCGCCAAGGGTTGTAACTCCAGCGTTAATTGCCTCTTTCACTCTGTCAGCAGGCATGGTTTTGCTCACAGCCACAAGCCTGACGCTTTCAGGCTTTCTTCCACATGAAAGAGCGGCAGTTTTGATCCTGCCTGTTATATTTTCTAATCTTTTTTTCAAGCTCCAGTCATCCTCTATCATTCGCCCTCCGGCGACCGACCCCCGATCCCTGATTCCCGATCCCTGACACCCACAACCCCTTCCTTTATAAGAAACTCAATGACTTCGCATACAGGCAGTCCGACGACATTTGTATAAGACCCGTTAATGCTTTTTACCAGAAAGGTGCCGAGCCCCTGAATGGCATATGCTCCTGCCTTGTCAAAAGGTTCCTTTGTATTAATATACCACTCGATTTCCTCGTCAGCCAGATCTTTAAAAAGAACTTCGGTTCTTATTGTTTCTGAAAAGCTTTTATTCTTAGCTTCGCAGCATATACAATAGCCCGTTAGAACTTGATGGACTTGATTGCCAAGGCATTTTAACATTGATTTTGCTTCTGCTTTTGAGCCGGGTTTGCCGAGGATGGTGTCGCCTATGAGTACAATTGTATCAGCTCCGATAACCCAGGTTTCAGGATACCTTTTTGACACATCATGAGCCTTTTTTTCTGCCAGAACCCTTACATAAGTTTCAGGTACATAAGTTTCAGGCGGAGACAAAGATACGGACTTTTCGTCAAAATCGCTCGGGATAACAGAAAAGCAAAGCCCTGCCTGTTCTAAAAGATATCGGCGTCGCGGAGATTTGGATGCCAGAATTAATGTTGGATTATCGCATGATTTTTTCATTGCAACAAATTATCAGATGACATATTATTTGACAAGTTGTAATTAGGTGGAATTAGAAGATTAGAGGATTTTATAAATGGATACAATGTCTGTAAGAGACAAATATGAACTGGAGCTCAGGCCTGTTTCCATAAGGGGGAAAAAGCTTGAGCTTTACTGTGTTAAAATAAACGACCCCTTTGTTGACAAGCTTTTGCAGCATGGAGAGGAAGATGCAAACAGTTTTCCTTTCTGGGTTAAAATCTGGGAAGCTTCAATAATATTGGCTGATCATTTAATTC is from Anaerolineae bacterium and encodes:
- a CDS encoding Maf family protein codes for the protein MKKSCDNPTLILASKSPRRRYLLEQAGLCFSVIPSDFDEKSVSLSPPETYVPETYVRVLAEKKAHDVSKRYPETWVIGADTIVLIGDTILGKPGSKAEAKSMLKCLGNQVHQVLTGYCICCEAKNKSFSETIRTEVLFKDLADEEIEWYINTKEPFDKAGAYAIQGLGTFLVKSINGSYTNVVGLPVCEVIEFLIKEGVVGVRDRESGIGGRSPEGE